Proteins encoded together in one Quercus lobata isolate SW786 chromosome 3, ValleyOak3.0 Primary Assembly, whole genome shotgun sequence window:
- the LOC115980171 gene encoding protein FAR1-RELATED SEQUENCE 5-like — MGIHVLSNMPMESTPFKGMKFEADEIAYDFYNEYDRKAGFSIKKEYVNKCKKTVVVTSRRFVCAKGGVQGKGKRDQNIKNPLAETRCGCEARLVIVLNRDSKKYVMSKFITEHNHYLHLPSTVHMMPSQWKMAATHAIEIDLAYESGLRLKQPYELFSKQVGGYDHLGFTKQDHKNYLRTKRQRDMEHGKAASLGRYFNRQLKENPSYYFATQWNCEELITNIFWADARMIIDYSHFGDVITFNTMYSKNRDARPLGVFLGLNHHREIVVFGGALLYDEMIESLVWLFKTFLEAMFEKKPITIFNDQDAAMSATIKIYEYDGEDEFLTVWNEMLDKYNIRENKWLIDLFKLKEKWVQAYVKRIFTAEMKTTQLSESFNVDLKDCLRTDLNIVEFFTYFERVVNQKQDKELEAEYKSRHKFPRLKLKSSPMLNQVATVYMPTLFDLFQIEVEEIVFYA, encoded by the exons ATGggaatacatgttctttctaaTATGCCCATGGAATCTACCCCATTTAAAGGGATGAAGTTTGAAGCAGATGAGATTGCATATgatttttataatgaatatgaCAGAAAGGCTggttttagtattaaaaaagagtatgtaaataaatgtaaaaagacTGTAGTGGTTACTTCAAGGAGATTTGTGTGCGCGAAGGGGGGAGTTCAAGGCAAAGGCAAGAGAGATCAGAATATAAAGAATCCATTAGCAGAAACAAGATGTGGTTGTGAAGCACGTTTGGTTATTGTACTTAATCGAGATAGTAAAAAATATGTGATGAGTAAATTTATTACTGAGCATAACCACTATCTCCACCTCCCATCAACTGTGCATATGATGCCATCACAATGGAAAATGGCTGCAACTCATGCTATTGAAATTGATTTGGCATATGAATCGGGATTAAGATTAAAGCAACCTTATGAGCTTTTTAGTAAGCAAGTTGGTGGATATGATCATCTTGGTTTTACCAAGCAAGATCATAAAAACTATTTACGCACTAAGCGACAGAGAGACATGGAGCATGGGAAAGCTGCTAGCTTGGGAAGATATTTTAATCGTCAACTTAAGGAAAATCCTTCATATTATTTCGCTACTCAATGGAACTGTGAAGAGTTGATTACTAATATCTTTTGGGCTGATGCAAGAATGATCATTGACTATAGCCACTTCGGTGATGTAATAACGTTTAATACAATGTATAGtaaaaatagagatgcaaggCCACTTGGAGTATTTTTGGGTCTCAATCACCATAGAGAAATTGTTGTATTTGGAGGTGCACTTTTATATGATGAAATGATTGAATCATTGGTATGGTTATTTAAGACCTTTTTAGAAGCAATGTTTGAAAAGAAGCCAATCACTATTTTCAACGATCAAGATGCAGCAATGTCAGCTACAATAAAA ATCTATGAGTATGATGGTGAAGATGAGTTTCTTACAGTTTGGAATGAAATGCTAGATAAGTACAATATTCGTGAAAATAAATGGCTAATTGATCTAtttaaattgaaggaaaaatggGTCCAAGCATATGTTAAGAGAATTTTCACTGCAGAAATGAAGACAACCCAGCTTAGTGAGAGTTTTAATGTTGACTTGAAGGATTGCTTGCGTACTGATCTCAATATAGTAGAGTTTTTCACTTATTTTGAAAGAGTTGTCAATCAAAAGCAGGATAAGGAGTTAGAAGCAGAATACAAATCTAGACATAAATTTCCAAGATTGAAGCTCAAAAGCTCTCCTATGCTTAACCAAGTAGCAACAGTGTACATGCCTAcattgtttgatttatttcagaTAGAAGTTGAAGAG ATtgtattttatgcataa